A window from Drosophila miranda strain MSH22 chromosome Y unlocalized genomic scaffold, D.miranda_PacBio2.1 Contig_Y2_pilon, whole genome shotgun sequence encodes these proteins:
- the LOC108159137 gene encoding SET and MYND domain-containing protein 4, with amino-acid sequence MDVYDVSDDLVKKLNDWKLIGIISGKFNELKENYSKVNFVEHALIDFKYMEKIFLNVTLREDKCNKKSVEFRMLGNEQFSLKNRKYFQALELYNKSICFAEPNSEHLSIGYANRSAVLFEWKRYRDCLANIELARKANYPARLSHKLDKRERDCQQLLEQQAPDVVPHEFKLSFDSHAQVPYIADCLELRESSDEGRFVVTNRDLVVGDLIAVEQPFCSTLLPPMRYIRCATCKRENYLTLIPCDSCCSVMFCSEECKLRAISSFHRFECRIIDFLHRMFNKIHGIALRTTMAALDLYPSVEELMAFCEQPQNQHKCAFDLDYNQLSAQEHYRAIHGLVTNQHLRSVSDLFQRSVVCAVLKHFIIEYTPLKDFLGGEDGRNFFTDLLFRHLQTSPSNMHGIDLVEQVNETKDDQTHSSGAYAFLSLLNHSCAPNTLRIYEGTKAYLFVLRPIKAGNVLYDNYGAHFAVFSKQQRLDTLSMQYRFDCKCEGCELDYPTFGRMPHKATVPSVTDDTDMKSLGAYNYDFATSNYTKYCEFLTQYGAAYPCEQISSAEECLKMALHIMVDAVPLKAKM; translated from the exons ATGGACGTGTACGACGTGAGCGACGACCTGGTCAAGAAGCTCAACGACTGGAAGCTGATTGGCATAATTTCGGGAAAGTTCAACGAGTTGAAGGAGAACTACTCAAAAGTGAACTTTGTCGAGCACGCTCTGATCGACTTTAAGTACATGGAGAAGATCTTCCTGAACGTGACCCTGCGAGAGGACAAGTGCAACAAGAAGAGTGTCGAATTCCGCATGCTTGGAAACGAGCAGTTCTCCCTAAAGAACAGGAAATACTTTCAG GCCTTGGAGTTGTACAACAAAAGCATTTGCTTTGCCGAACCCAACTCAGAGCATCTCTCCATAGGCTATGCCAATCGGTCGGCAGTTCTCTTCGAATGGAAGCGCTATAGGGACTGCCTGGCCAATATTGAGCTGGCCCGGAAGGCGAATTACCCGGCGAGACTAAGCCACAAGTTGGACAAGCGAGAACGTGACTGCCAGCAGCTTTTAGAGCAGCAGGCCCCCGATGTGGTTCCTCACGAGTTCAAGCTGAGCTTCGATTCCCATGCCCAGGTCCCGTATATTGCTGACTGCCTGGAGCTGAGGGAATCGTCCGACGAGGGGCGCTTCGTTGTGACCAACCGGGATCTGGTGGTTGGCGATCTGATTGCTGTCGAGCAGCCGTTCTGCTCGACTCTGTTGCCCCCGATGCGGTATATTCGGTGTGCCACCTGCAAGCGGGAGAACTACCTGACCCTCATTCCCTGCGATAGCTGTTGCTCCGTCATGTTCTGCTCCGAGGAGTGCAAGCTTCGGGCCATATCCAGTTTTCATCGCTTCGAGTGTCGAATCATCGATTTCTTGCACCGCATGTTCAACAAGATCCACGGCATCGCCCTGCGGACCACCATGGCTGCCTTGGACCTGTATCCCAGTGTCGAGGAGCTGATGGCTTTCTGTGAGCAGCCGCAGAACCAGCACAAGTGCGCCTTCGACTTGGATTACAACCAACTGTCTGCCCAGGAGCATTACCGGGCTATCCACGGACTTGTCACCAACCAGCATCTGCGATCCGTCTCTGATCTCTTCCAGCGCTCGGTTGTCTGTGCCGTGCTGAAGCACTTCATCATCGAGTATACGCCGCTCAAGGACTTCCTGGGCGGCGAGGATGGGAGGAACTTCTTTACGGACCTACTCTTCAGGCATCTGCAAACATCACCCTCGAATATGCATGGCATCGATCTTGTGGAACAGGTGAACGAGACCAAGGACGATCAAACGCACTCATCGGGTGCCTACGCCTTCCTTTCGCTGCTGAATCACTCTTGTGCGCCCAACACCCTCCGAATTTACGAAGGAACCAAGGCATACCTGTTCGTGCTTAGGCCTATCAAGGCGGGGAATGTTCTCTACGACAACTATGG CGCCCACTTTGCGGTCTTCAGTAAGCAGCAGCGGCTAGACACTCTCTCCATGCAGTACAGATTCGATTGCAAGTGCGAGGGCTGCGAACTGGACTACCCGACCTTCGGTCGAATGCCGCACAAGGCGACAGTTCCTTCGGTCACCGACGACACGGACATGAAGTCGCTGGGTGCCTACAACTATGACTTTGCGACGAGCAATTACACAAAGTACTGTGAATTCCTTACGCAATACGGCGCCGCCTATCCCTGCGAGCAGATCAGCTCGGCCGAGGAGTGCCTCAAAATGGCCCTGCATATCATGGTGGATGCAGTCCCGCTCAAGGCAAAAATGTAA
- the LOC117193642 gene encoding protein OSCP1-like, whose translation MLYVIDQRLKAQQIAKDKSVQVIHDVTAVLLDPKFIDSLLNGSKHNNAQLLTVEHCKFMLNDIATCSVMRIDEQSMGKLWNLMTMLYKWQLFVSRHQHHLLEITFRHLEAINKMYPDSKRHMLIDFTKNTLLDFWNASGEEAQLSIYSTNKAWLECFNMKISLLIRLGFQAMDGSFLKDVDQEYFGDNVQTIGDNMYVKSEEAHQQSAREPNSMDQLAAQLNISPLPAGEDLQPINARQFQEQFEQAFGNVLFDEGHSSTSTGCEFVQLQTAARANTEAPHSRRESILNQNLIDLYSKMA comes from the exons ATGCTCTATGTGATTGATCAGCGGCTGAAGGCGCAACAAATCGCCAAGGACAAGTCGGTTCAAG TTATCCACGATGTGACTGCAGTACTGCTGGATCCCAAGTTCATCGACTCCCTACTGAACGGCTCCAAGCACAACAATGCCCAGCTCCTGACAGTCGAGCACTGCAAATTCATGCTGAACGATATAGCCACCTGCTCCGTGATGCGCATCGATGAGCAGTCCATGGGCAAACTGTGGAACCTGATGACCATGCTATACAAATGGCAGCTGTTTGTTTCCCGGCACCAACACCATTTGCTCGAGATAACCTTCCGACACCTGGAGGCCATCAACAAGATGTATCCGGACTCCAAGCGCCACATGCTGATTGACTTTACCAAGAACACTCTGCTGGACTTTTGGAACGCCAGTGGGGAGGAGGCGCAGCTGTCCATTTACAGTACCAACAAGGCCTGGTTGGAGTGCTTCAATATGAAAATATCGCTGCTGATTCGGCTAGGTTTCCAGGCCATGGACGGCAGCTTTTTAAAGGACGTAGATCAGGAGTACTTCGGCGACAATGTTCAGACCATTGGTGACAACATGTACGTGAAGAGTGAGGAGGCGCATCAGCAGAGCGCGCGAGAGCCCAACAGCATGGACCAACTGGCTGCccagctgaacatcagtccaCTGCCTGCAGGCGAGGACCTGCAGCCGATAAATGCCCGCCAGTTCCAGGAGCAGTTTGAGCAGGCGTTTGGCAATGTTCTGTTCGATGAGGGCCATTCCTCCACCTCAACAGGTTGCGAGTTTGTGCAGCTCCAGACAGCTGCTAGGGCAAACACGGAAGCCCCCCACAGCAGGAGGGAGTCCATACTCAATCAGAATCTCATCGACTTGTACAGCAAGATGGCTTAG